DNA from Bacteroidales bacterium:
TTAAAACCACAGGATGGACAGTTGTTTCCCCTCAAAACCAACATATCGACGTATATGGTGTGTTATTTGCTCCTGAAATATATAAAATGGGCGTTCATCTGAACGACGAAAGATTAAAAAAATTGGCACCGGTGTTATTCCGCAGTTGTTATCAGCTTACCGATCCCTTCGGTAGCCAGGGAGAGCAATTACAGCAAACAAATTTTGCACAACGCGGAGATATGAGTAATGTTCACAAGCTAAGAGGAGGATATTCCGAGAACTGGACTGTATTCTGGATTACAGCACATTTTCTGAATGCAGCTGCCCGGTTCAAAGAAATAGGTGTGATATAAAAATTTCCACATACAACTCATACCTGATTTTATTTTTCGAAAGAATAATTTAAGAACATATTTTTACTGACCGGTTTACAGTAAAGCTCTCAATTTACATTATAAAAGTTCCGGTAAATATTCACACAATACATCTATTACGCCAACTATCTGCTTTTGTAAACATTCGATATACAATCAATTTTCAATACTTAATTATATAATATCTGATCATACAAAAAATTATTATCTTTAACTTTTTGCATTAGTAGATATCTAAAATAACATTCATTATGACCAATCGCCGCGATTTTCTAAAGAATTCAGCCTTAATAGGCGCCGCAGCAACCTTATCCGCAATACCTGTCTTAGGTAAAGATCCTAAAAGAAAAACACCTTCAGTTGCGGCAAAAGTCGATACATATAAAGTGAATCTACGTTCCGCCATGCATATACCCTCTATTCCTCCCCGGAAAATTACGATTCCGGATACCGGAGGATTTAAAGTCCTCAAGGGGGATTTTCATATACACACGCTTTTTTCCGACGGGCGGGTCATGCCGGGTGACCGTGTTGCAGAGGCCGTACAGAACGGACTTGATGTCATCTCCATTACCGATCATATAGAATACCGTCCATTTTTCAGCAAAGTCGGAAAATGGAAGCTGAATGACGAACAGGGGAATGATTATAACCTTTCCTATAATCTGGCCAAACCGGATGCAGACAGTAAAAATCTCCTGTTGGTACACGGCACGGAAATCACCAAACGTACCATGGCACCCGGTCATTTTAACGTACTCTTTGCCCAGGATATAAATCCTATAGCTGCAGCCGTGGATGATTGGCGGGAAATGCTCCGGGTAGCTGCCGGCCAGGGCGGTTTTTTGCTATGGAACCATCCGGGATGGGAAGCCCCTACAAGTGGCGGCCTTGAAAAAGGAGCGCCACTCAGGTTCACCGATGAACATGAAGAAGTATGCCGGCAAGGATTAATGCACGGTATTGAGATCTTCAACGGAACCGAATACTATCCGGTAGTTTCCGACTGGTGCAACGAAAGGAACCTGGCTATATTTGCCAACAGCGACATCCATCCGAGCGAATTGAACCGGTACGGCATTCTGAATCCTTACCGTCCGATCACCCTGGTACTGGCAAAAGAACGGACAGTAGAAAGTGTCCGGGAAGCCATGTTTGCCAGACGAACCATTGGTTGGGCCGCCAATATGCTTTGGGGTCGTGATCCCTGGCTTCCTGAACTGTTCAAAGCATCCGTCCAGATCAAAACTATCACGCCGGGAACGCTGGAACTGACCAATATGAGTTCATTGCCCATCACCGTATCGCTGGGCGGTATGATCTTCGATCTGCCGGAAAATGCCAAACAGCAGGTATACCGGGCGGAAGGAATTAAAACACTCACTGTTGCCAACTGGATGATCGGTATGAACCGGCCTCTGGAAGTACCACTTGGTGAAATATAAGTATATATTTATGTGATCTTTTTATGAAATATCCGACCCAATCATTAATTACCTATACTCCCACCCGATTTAACATATAAGCAAATGAAAAAAATATATTATTTACCGATCCTCCTATGCATATTCATATCTATCTGTTCCTGCAAAAGTGTAAAAAAATCCGGTCAGACTACTGATCAGAAAACAAAGGATGGATGGATCACGATCTTTGACGGAAAAACCTTCAACGGATGGCGCGGATACAACAGAAACGATATCCCTTCACTTTGGACCATCGACCCCGACGGTTCCATGAAAATAAACGGTGCCGGAGGAGGCGAAGGAACAAGCGGAGGCGGTGATATCCTGTATGATAAAAAAGTAAAGGATTTTGAATTCGAACTGGAGTGGAAGGTTGCAAAAGTGGGAGGAAACAGCGGTATCATGTACCTTGCCCAGGAAGTGAAAGGAGAACCCATGTATATTTCCGGGCCCGAATACCAGATCTTAGGAAACAACAATAATGAACCTAATGTGCATAAATCGGCTTCCTTATATGATATGATTGCCGCCAGACCACAAAATGCCAATCCCATAGGCGAATGGAACAAGGCAAAGATCAGGGTACACCATGGGAAAGTAACCCATTATCAGAATGATGTAGCGGTAGTAGAATATACGCTCTGGACACCACAATGGGAAGAATTACTGAGTAAAAGCAAATTCAGTAAAGAAAAGTGGCCGTTGGCTTACCAGTATCAAAGCAATCTGGGGGGAGACAATAAGGAAGGTTATATCGGCTTGCAGGACCATGGTAATGAAGTATGGTTCAGGAATATAAGACTTAAAGAACTTAAATAAATCAATTCCGAATTCAAAATTTAAAATTCAAGATTTAGGATATTTAATAATCTTGAATTCGGAATTTTGAATTTTAAATAAAAATAACATGGGATCAAAAATCACCAGAAGGGATTTCCTTCACAAAAACGCAATGATTGTCGGCGGACTTACGATTGTTCCAAGCAGTATACTGGGAAAAACGGTCGGTAAAACCGCTCCGTCCGATAAACTGAATATAGCAGGTATCGGAGTTGGAG
Protein-coding regions in this window:
- a CDS encoding twin-arginine translocation signal domain-containing protein, which encodes MTNRRDFLKNSALIGAAATLSAIPVLGKDPKRKTPSVAAKVDTYKVNLRSAMHIPSIPPRKITIPDTGGFKVLKGDFHIHTLFSDGRVMPGDRVAEAVQNGLDVISITDHIEYRPFFSKVGKWKLNDEQGNDYNLSYNLAKPDADSKNLLLVHGTEITKRTMAPGHFNVLFAQDINPIAAAVDDWREMLRVAAGQGGFLLWNHPGWEAPTSGGLEKGAPLRFTDEHEEVCRQGLMHGIEIFNGTEYYPVVSDWCNERNLAIFANSDIHPSELNRYGILNPYRPITLVLAKERTVESVREAMFARRTIGWAANMLWGRDPWLPELFKASVQIKTITPGTLELTNMSSLPITVSLGGMIFDLPENAKQQVYRAEGIKTLTVANWMIGMNRPLEVPLGEI
- a CDS encoding DUF1080 domain-containing protein, which translates into the protein MKKIYYLPILLCIFISICSCKSVKKSGQTTDQKTKDGWITIFDGKTFNGWRGYNRNDIPSLWTIDPDGSMKINGAGGGEGTSGGGDILYDKKVKDFEFELEWKVAKVGGNSGIMYLAQEVKGEPMYISGPEYQILGNNNNEPNVHKSASLYDMIAARPQNANPIGEWNKAKIRVHHGKVTHYQNDVAVVEYTLWTPQWEELLSKSKFSKEKWPLAYQYQSNLGGDNKEGYIGLQDHGNEVWFRNIRLKELK